The following are from one region of the Bacteroidales bacterium genome:
- a CDS encoding putative monovalent cation/H+ antiporter subunit A: MITAILAGFIAAIAAPYIHKAAPRLAGYFLTLVPLSIFAYLGTYIPAIANGEIISSHYKWFPELNIHIGFLIDGLSLTFALIISGIGALIVFYGSSYLHGHKKLGRFYGYTFFFMASMLGVVLSDNLITLFIFWELTSISSYLLIGFNHESEKARNAALQALLVTGGGGLALLAGMIIMGFAGGSFNISDLLSQHDAIISHELYFAMLFLIFWGAFSKSAQFPFHFWLPSAMEAPTPVSAYLHSATMVKAGVYLLARLNPAIGGTEPWTYTLLIFGGITMVLGAVQALGQTDLKRILAYTTVSALGILVFLIGIGTQTAITAAIIFLVIHALYKGSLFLVAGAIDHETGTRDVRFLGGLGKKLPYVMIAAVLAALSYAGLPPLLGFIGKEMIYESTLHGEGVTILLTTIAVLVNMLLVATAIIVGIKPFFGPFRETPKHPHHAPFRLWFPPMLLASLGLIFGIFPSLLSETIIAPAASASMGTTFTANLHLWHGFNLSLLLSVLTLLGGFFFFYIRSIGRQINNFYTSHSEYLMESVYYKVIDRMVKFASWQTKFFQDGYLRHYIYWMMTTVLVIGFLSLFSFVDLSVISLTIHQIYLYEILIVVVLLLAAFFAIKSKSVLGAVASIGITGYGVALIFVFYGAPDLALTQFSIETLTVVLLVLIAYKIPRFASYSSKSTKIRDAVISISVGSFITVILLVLLSSEPPETISHYFLDNSYILAHGRNVVNVILVDFRALDTMGEITVLSIAAVGVITLLKLRMGKEKKDALVKDKQN, encoded by the coding sequence ATGATAACGGCAATTCTGGCTGGTTTTATAGCGGCTATTGCCGCTCCATATATTCACAAGGCTGCACCCCGGCTCGCCGGATATTTTCTGACCCTTGTTCCATTGTCCATTTTCGCTTATCTGGGAACTTATATTCCTGCTATCGCAAACGGTGAAATTATAAGCAGCCATTATAAATGGTTCCCGGAACTGAATATTCATATTGGTTTTTTGATTGATGGGTTAAGCTTAACTTTTGCGTTAATTATCAGCGGTATCGGTGCCCTCATAGTATTTTATGGAAGCAGTTACCTCCATGGACATAAAAAGCTGGGTAGATTTTATGGTTACACCTTCTTCTTCATGGCCTCGATGCTTGGCGTGGTTTTATCTGATAACCTGATTACACTCTTTATTTTCTGGGAACTTACAAGCATTAGTTCATACCTTCTGATTGGCTTTAACCATGAATCGGAAAAAGCAAGGAATGCTGCATTGCAGGCATTACTCGTTACCGGCGGCGGCGGCCTGGCTTTATTGGCCGGAATGATCATCATGGGCTTTGCCGGTGGTAGCTTTAACATTAGTGATTTGCTTTCACAACATGACGCTATCATTTCACATGAACTGTATTTTGCAATGCTCTTCCTGATTTTTTGGGGCGCTTTTTCGAAATCAGCCCAATTCCCTTTCCATTTCTGGTTGCCCAGCGCCATGGAGGCTCCAACCCCGGTAAGTGCATACCTGCACTCAGCTACTATGGTAAAGGCAGGTGTTTATCTCCTTGCCCGTTTAAACCCGGCCATAGGAGGTACTGAGCCGTGGACATATACCTTGCTGATATTTGGTGGCATTACGATGGTGCTTGGTGCTGTGCAGGCACTGGGTCAGACGGATTTAAAACGTATCCTTGCTTATACAACGGTCAGCGCCCTCGGCATACTCGTATTTTTGATTGGTATAGGCACACAAACGGCTATTACGGCTGCCATCATTTTTCTTGTAATTCATGCTTTGTATAAAGGCTCCTTGTTCCTTGTGGCAGGCGCCATTGATCATGAAACCGGCACCCGGGATGTGCGCTTTCTTGGAGGCCTGGGGAAAAAACTCCCATACGTAATGATTGCGGCCGTGCTTGCCGCACTTTCTTATGCCGGCCTTCCTCCCCTGCTTGGATTTATTGGGAAAGAAATGATTTACGAGAGCACACTCCATGGCGAAGGGGTGACAATATTGCTGACAACTATAGCAGTGCTGGTTAACATGCTACTGGTTGCTACTGCCATAATTGTTGGGATAAAACCCTTTTTCGGACCTTTCAGGGAAACACCAAAACACCCCCACCATGCTCCATTTCGGTTATGGTTTCCTCCAATGTTGCTGGCTTCCCTGGGCTTGATTTTTGGGATCTTCCCTTCATTGTTGTCAGAAACTATTATTGCTCCGGCAGCAAGTGCAAGTATGGGTACAACTTTTACAGCGAATTTACATTTGTGGCATGGTTTCAATCTGAGCTTGTTGCTGAGCGTCCTCACGCTGTTAGGAGGTTTTTTCTTCTTCTATATAAGAAGCATTGGCAGGCAGATTAATAACTTTTACACGTCGCACTCCGAATACCTTATGGAGTCTGTTTATTATAAAGTAATTGATAGAATGGTGAAGTTTGCCAGCTGGCAGACCAAATTTTTCCAAGACGGCTACCTGCGGCATTATATTTACTGGATGATGACTACTGTGTTGGTTATTGGATTCCTGTCATTATTCAGCTTTGTAGACCTAAGCGTTATTTCTCTCACGATTCATCAGATCTATCTTTATGAGATTCTGATTGTGGTGGTACTGTTACTTGCTGCTTTTTTTGCTATCAAATCGAAGTCAGTATTGGGCGCTGTTGCATCAATAGGGATAACAGGTTATGGAGTTGCCCTTATTTTTGTATTCTATGGTGCACCTGACCTTGCCCTTACGCAGTTTTCAATCGAAACCCTCACTGTCGTCCTGCTGGTGCTGATCGCTTATAAAATCCCACGCTTTGCCAGCTACTCTTCAAAAAGCACAAAGATCCGTGATGCCGTCATTTCAATTTCTGTTGGCTCATTTATTACAGTCATATTACTTGTTCTATTGAGTTCTGAACCACCAGAAACCATCAGTCATTATTTCCTTGATAACTCCTACATACTTGCTCATGGCCGCAATGTAGTTAATGTGATCCTTGTTGACTTTAGGGCACTTGATACCATGGGAGAAATAACAGTGCTCTCCATTGCTGCAGTTGGTGTAATCACCTTGTTGAAACTCAGGATGGGTAAGGAAAAGAAGGATGCCTTGGTTAAGGACAAGCAGAATTAG
- a CDS encoding monovalent cation/H(+) antiporter subunit G produces the protein MREIVVIFFLVLGTVFIFLGAIGLLKMPDVFLRMSASTIAATLGVSSILIALAIHFAEFGITVHVIGTNIFLFLTVPVGAHLMGRAAHKSKYKKWDKTVLDRLEGKYKKGSRSPESGLEEENGGSTIAENENSTKNDLL, from the coding sequence ATGAGGGAAATTGTAGTTATATTTTTTCTGGTATTGGGAACCGTTTTTATTTTCCTTGGGGCCATTGGCTTACTCAAAATGCCGGATGTATTTCTTCGGATGTCCGCCTCAACAATTGCAGCAACCTTAGGTGTTTCAAGCATTCTGATTGCATTGGCTATTCACTTTGCTGAATTTGGCATTACTGTGCATGTGATCGGTACCAATATTTTTCTTTTCCTGACAGTTCCTGTGGGAGCACATCTTATGGGAAGGGCTGCACATAAATCAAAATATAAAAAGTGGGATAAAACTGTGCTGGATCGCCTCGAAGGGAAATACAAGAAAGGGAGCCGCTCACCAGAGAGTGGCTTAGAAGAAGAAAATGGCGGATCAACAATAGCTGAAAACGAGAATAGTACTAAAAACGATCTACTATGA